In Rutidosis leptorrhynchoides isolate AG116_Rl617_1_P2 chromosome 2, CSIRO_AGI_Rlap_v1, whole genome shotgun sequence, one genomic interval encodes:
- the LOC139891275 gene encoding myb family transcription factor IPN2, translated as MFHSKKAAATGSTTAMNSLHHNHNHHHHNHHHDRSNMCGVGATNHTTAGPGTIQGDSGLVLTTDPKPRLRWTVELHERFVDAVAQLGGPDKATPKTIMRVMGVKGLTLYHLKSHLQKFRLGKQPHKEFNDHSIKDSERASALELQRNSNASSSGMMGRSMNEMQIEVQRRLHEQLEVQRHLQLRIEAQGKYMQTILEKACQTLAGDQSMAAAAGYNHNSINGNKVIGAGIGIGIGMNMNMGMNINASTSNTNNHLDQAPQGHRGGHMMMLPGDQVTSAIKDFGSLNFPSFQDLNLYGTSPSPSPPAVAAPGTAAARKSPLMWSDDELHLQDDHHRPSEHQHHHHQHHIGVLSSNSSEGAGDGCDLDSSVQAHLFETKPLTLGNIDHHQHQHHLGLGPLDHQKKLERTSPRRPPLSSNSSMDNMRATLSTNSNSNMSPQGRSSSFG; from the exons atgttCCATTCAAAGAAAGCAGCAGCTACTGGTTCTACAACTGCTATGAATTCACTTCACCacaaccataatcatcatcatcataatcatcatcatgataGGTCCAACATGTGTGGTGTTGGTGCTACTAACCATACCACTGCTGGTCCTGGAACCATACAAGGTGACTCGGGCCTTGTCCTCACCACTGACCCCAAACCGCGACTCAGGTGGACAGTCGAGCTCCATGAACGATTCGTTGATGCTGTTGCTCAGCTTGGAGGACCTGATA AGGCAACACCAAAGACAATCATGAGAGTCATGGGTGTAAAGGGTCTTACTCTTTACCATCTTAAGAGCCATCTTCAG AAATTCAGGCTTGGAAAACAACCTCACAAGGAATTTAATGATCATTCCATAAAAGATAGCGAAAGAG CTTCGGCATTAGAACTTCAAAGAAACAGTAATGCATCCTCTTCTGGAATGATGGGCCGAAGTATGAACGA GATGCAAATCGAGGTACAACGAAGACTTCATGAACAATTAgag GTGCAAAGGCATCTGCAATTAAGGATAGAAGCACAAGGAAAATACATGCAAACGATACTCGAAAAAGCTTGCCAAACCCTAGCTGGAGATCAAAGCATGGCTGCTGCTGCTGGTTACAATCATAATAGTATTAATGGTAATAAAGTGATTGGTGCAGGAATTGGAATTGGAATTGGAATGAATATGAATATGGGTATGAACATTAATGCAAGTAcaagtaatactaataatcatcTTGATCAAGCACCACAAGGACATAGAGGAGGCCATATGATGATGCTTCCTGGTGACCAAGTGACATCAGCTATCAAGGATTTTGGGTCCCTCAATTTTCCTTCTTTTCAAGACCTTAATCTTTATGGCACTTCACCATCTCCATCACCGCCCGCCGTTGCAGCACCAG GTACTGCTGCAGCCCGAAAGAGCCCCTTAATGTGGTCAGACGATGAACTTCATCTTCAAGATGATCATCATCGTCCATCtgaacatcaacatcatcatcatcaacatcatattgGAGTACTATCTAGCAATAGTTCTGAAGGAGCAGGAGACGGTTGCGATCTTGATTCGTCTGTCCAAGCGCATCTTTTTGAAACAAAGCCATTAACTTTAGGAAATAtcgatcatcatcaacatcaacatcatcTTGGTTTAGGACCGTTAGATCATCAAAAGAAGTTGGAGCGAACGTCTCCAAGAAGACCACCATTGTCGTCGAATAGTTCGATGGATAACATGAGGGCCACACTTTCTACTAATAGTAACTCAAATATGTCTCCACAAGGAAGAAGCTCTTCATTTGGGTAG